In Erigeron canadensis isolate Cc75 chromosome 7, C_canadensis_v1, whole genome shotgun sequence, one DNA window encodes the following:
- the LOC122609522 gene encoding uncharacterized protein LOC122609522: protein MEAILDAQGLWEMIESEEDVVIDVKKSKTARAFIFQAIPEEILLQVAKKKTAKEVWESLKTRYVGVERVQKARLHTYKSEFEALRMRDGETIDEYSGRLSAMISKYKLVGEVLDDEELVRKLFDTVSNKFIPMVAGAEQFIKMEEVTFDEVIGRLKAYEDRLKLRQGIGTSDSALLFTKTDDKNGDKAYNKPGGSHG, encoded by the coding sequence ATGGAAGCAATATTAGATGCACAGGGGCTCTGGGAGATGATAGAGTCCGAGGAAGATGTTGTCATTGATGTGAAGAAGAGCAAGACAGCACGTGCATTTATTTTTCAAGCGATCCCCGAAGAAATTCTATTGCAAGTGGCAAAGAAGAAAACCGCAAAGGAGGTTTGGGAGTCGTTGAAAACACGTTATGTGGGAGTCGAACGTGTGCAAAAGGCTCGCCTACATACGTACAAAAGTGAGTTTGAAGCACTCCGTATGCGAGACGGGGAAACTATTGATGAGTATAGTGGAAGGTTGTCGGCTATGATATCAAAGTATAAACTTGTTGGTGAGGTTTTGGACGATGAGGAGTTGGTGCGAAAATTGTTCGATACGGTGTCTAATAAATTCATTCCTATGGTGGCTGGTGCGGAACAATTTATTAAAATGGAGGAGGTCACTTTCGATGAAGTGATAGGAAGATTGAAGGCATATGAAGACCGTTTGAAGCTTCGACAGGGGATTGGTACATCTGATTCAGCCTTGTTGTTCACCAAAACAGATGATAAAAATGGTGACAAAGCATACAACAAGCCTGGTGGGTCTCATGGTTGA